From the Triticum urartu cultivar G1812 chromosome 4, Tu2.1, whole genome shotgun sequence genome, the window ccattcaaatcatgcaaattagagtccaaaacgatggcaaaagagtttggaaaagtagatacgatggcgACGTATCATACCGCTGTCATGCCCGCTCCTGACTACCACGGCCCACCAAAAAAGCCTCCTTCCTCACCGGCGTGCGTTCCCACCTGGCACCATCTCCCCGTATTCATGCCGGTGTGGATCGGCCGCTCCGCATTGATGCCGGCCCAGAGCGGACGTGGCCTCTCACTAGAGTCGGCATTGAAGCGGCGTGTCGGACGAGAGAGCGCTCCCTACtacacgcccggctgaacacgccttcCCGTCGCATTCAAACGGCTTCAGACTGCCCGCCTACCTCCATTGAACCCGCGCGTGTGCCAAGAAACCTACTATGGCCACACGTTCGTCTACCAGCCGACCGACATTAAACACAACACTGGTTGGCTCCTTGTCTCTGCCTACTATTTCAACAAGGCCAGACAccgagcaagaaccacaccacacTTGTACTCTCCATCTCCTCCTTGCACCATATTCTACACACTCTTCATGGAATCCAGCGAGCAGGAAGAGGGGTTCTACGACATAAAAGTCGGTTGGGTGGCCTGCCCGAGCCCGCCTGATACAAGCTAGGCAACTCGCTACTCCACCTCCCTCGCCGCTCGGGGTCGTGGGCGAGGCTGCAGGCGGGCAAGCGGAGGAGCAAGTCGCTGCTCCAAGCTGGCCCATGGTGCAACAACTCACCACTCCAAGCCAACTCGCAGAGGAGTGGCCAATTGTTCCACACCGGCACGCGGGAGAGCATGGTGGCACGGGCACCGTGGACGCCATTGTGTCATCACACTCCTCCCGTACCTACGCCCGTGCCATCCGCCGCAAACGTTGCCGGAACCGTGCCCCGCCAGCAGAGGCGGCCAACATGTCCGCAGTCGCAATCaccgaggaaaagtagaacatgGGAGGTCACCACTGCTTGGGTCCCACAATGGCCATCGCCACCATGTCGCAGACATACTCAGCCAGTGTCTTGCGCGGTTTAGTGTAGACCATCGTCGCCCCCCGCCTTGGCTTCACGGAAGCGGAATAGGCACTCTTCCCCTACGGCTGAAGCATGCCCACTCCGATGAGCGATGCATCCGGACATGAGGAAGATATGGTGGAGGCGGAGGCCATAGAGGTGGAAGCCACAGAGGGTAGCCATGTCGTGGGAATGGAGATCAGTCACGATCGGTATTAGACTAGGTGATTAGTTGAAGTATGTCCCATATTATACCTCCAGAGTCGTCTTAGCTCTGATTTTAGTTGAAGCATGTCCGAAATGTAATGAAGTTGGTTCGATTTATATGAAATCCGCcatgtttgcatgaatttcatccgGTTAGTTAAAAATGGTTGAAATGTATGCATGCATCGTTGGGTGGCCGGCTCCCGCGTTAGTGTCCGTGGACTGGTCCCTTTTGTCCGCGGACGGATGTCAGAGCAAATTTGCGGGTCAACGTCGAAGATGCCCTAATTGCTTGGAAAATGTGGCCCAATAGAGTATCAACCGAGCTTGGCCTTCTAGCAATGAGGGCAATGATTCTCAAGAAATGCAAATCCGACTTGTGTCATAAAATTCAACTTTGGCCCAGCCCAACAAGGACCGTACCCCTGCCACGTGCCACCCGCTATGTCATCATCGTTGAGCTCACTCCCATCACTTTGTTGCCTCGATCGCCCGCATAGCCTCTCTGAGCATGCAGATGACCACTAATATCACCGACAAGTGGGTCCCACACACGCTATTTGCTACCAGTCCTTGATAGGTTTTTCTTTTCTGAGAACGAGTGAAGCGCCATATCCCGGGAGGTCCTTTTTCAAATAGTCACCTTTCAAATAGGCAGCGACCGACTGGGTCGGCCCATCAATGATGCATGTTgcatgttttttttgttttttctttactagttttcacttttctattttttttctttttctttttcatttttatttgtttcttaaaaatgttcaaaatttcaaaaagtgtCCATAATTTCCAAAATTTTTCGAAAATTCAAACATTATCTGCATTCGTAAAAAATGTTCCGAAATTCAAAAAGTGTTCTGTTTACAATTTGATTTGAATCTCTAAAAATGTTCACATTTTAAAAAATTGACCACAAATTCAATAAATGTTTATATTTTCAAAAAGTGTTTGGAATTTAAATTTTTCCCATATTTTGAAAAGTATTTTTTTGGGAAATTTTTTGTTGGAAATTCTGGTTTCTTGGAATTTCAAATAATTGTAATATATTTTTTAATATTCCTACACATTTTTTTAAAACCTGATAATTTTTTGAATTACGTACATTTCCGGAAATATTCTTTTTGAAACTGTGATTTATTTTAAAAAGTATAACATCATTTGAATTGTGAAAAGAAAAttgaaaacatgaacaatttttttgAAGAACACATACATTTCAAATATGATGATATTTATAATTTACAAATATTTTTTAAAACATGAACACTTTTTGAATTATGTTTTTTTGTGAATAAGAACATTTTTCAAAAAGtttgatttttttcaaaaaaaagaCAGAGAAActtgaaaaagaaaaaaagaaaggcgaaaaagaaaaggaaaaaagaaacaaaaaaagaaaGTAAAAAGAAACTAAAACATTATATAAAACAAACAGAAAAAACAGGTTCTGGAGTTGGAATTCTCCAGAAGGTTCCCTACCTGAAACCAACGTACATGTTAAATGGCCAACCCAAGTGATCGCTAGCCCGTGCATCCGTGTGCGAATGATTGACGCTTTGACACTTAGGACGTGTTTGGTTGGGAATATTTCGCCCGTTATCTGATTACACCGCAATTTATTACCCTAAAATGTGTTTGATTGATCTGGCCTATACACGCATACCGTGTAAACAAGTTCCACCGTAGGTCAAGGCCCATTCCGCCCACCCCCACCATAATCTAATAACGAAACCGCTCTGCTTTGGTTTTCTCCTTTGACGACTTCGCTCCTTCCTCGACCCCCTCAACCATGGACCTGCCTTGTAGCCCTATTATTTCGTGTGGCGACATCTCCACACATGGAGCTACCAACCATGGCAGATCTACATGTTCCAATCTCCAAGCTGTGAAGAAATGTCGATGTTTGTTGGTTGTGGAAAACCAAGTGACGGCTCTGGTGTGGATCCACGGTCGTGATTTGTGTCTTTCTGCTCTTCAGTTTATTCTTTATTTTTTGCTATTTTTGGATCCGTTTCGGAATCTACTGCTACGGATTTCTATGGTAGTCTCACTGTTTTAGACTTTCAGTTCGGAGCTACACATCACCAAACACACAATTGATTACAGTCCAATTTTGGAGTTGAACCAACATGTTTAAAAAATTGCACATACCGTTTACATTGCCAGGGTGACCTGTTTACGATTACGGTTGCGTTACCCATTGTCGAACCAAACACCTCCTTAAGTATGCCGCCCAGACCACGTGACACATGTGGTAAGCAATCCAAACAATTCAAAAAAAAAAGTATGCCACCCATAGTTTTTTTTAGGGAAATATGCCGCCCAGGGGTGCATATACAGAGTGGGCTGGACCAGCTGTATTTTAATTGGTTGCAAAATATGGCCCAGTAGAGTGTATCAACCGAGCTCGGCCTTCTAGTAACGAGGCCCATGATTCTCGAGAAATGCAAATCCGGCCCGTATCCTAAAAGTCAACTTTAGCCCAGCCCAGCAAGGACTGTACCCCTGCCACCTGCCCCCCCGCTATGTATGTCATCGTCGTTGAGCTCACTCCCATCACTTTGTTGCCTCGATCGCCCGCGTAGCCTCTCTGAACACGCAGATCACCACTAATATGACACCGACAAGTGGGTCCCACACACGCTCGTTCCCACCAGTCATCGACAGCTGATCGATCAGGTGCATTCCTCGCAAATCTACGCACGCGAACATCTCTCCCCTTCTTCGCCCCACTCGCCGATCCGAACCACCTCAAACCCCAGCACCGGACCCGTCACTCCCCTCCCCCGCCCCGCCCAGCCCAGATCCAGATCCACCCGGCGCGGCACAGCCGCGGCCACCAAAATCCCTAGAGGAATAATGGCCTCCGCGGCCGCagcggcgccgccgccgctgtcCTCGCCGGAGTCCGACCCGCGCCTCGTCGAGGCCTTCGTGCCTTTCCTCGAGAAGCTCGTGAAGAACGCCTCGTGGCGCAACAAGGCGCACTCCAAGCTCTCCCACACCGCCAAGTCCATCCTCGACCGCCTCCAGAGGCCCCCGCCCCCCTCGCCCACCGCGGCGCAGACCCCGTCCACCCCCACCTCGCCCTCCACGCCGACTTCCTCCTCCTGGCAGCCGGGCCCGCTCCGCAACCTCTCGCTCGAGGACTCGGAGCTGCTCCTCTCCCCCATCTCCTCCGCGCTCGGCTCCGGCAGCGCCAAGCTCGTCGAGGCCGCGCTCGAGCTACTCCACAGGCTGATCGCGCACTCCTACATCCATGGCGAGGCCGACCCGTCGGCTGACCCCTCGTCACAGCTCGTCGCTTCCCTGCTCGAGGCGGCCTGCAATGCGCTCCACCTCGACGACGAGCACATTGAGCTCCTCCTCCTCAAGACTCTCCTCTCTGCGGTCACATCCACCTCCGTGTGCCTCCACGGCGACTGCCTGCTCCGCGCTGTGCGCGCCTGCTATGATATGTATCTGGGGAGCCGTAGCACCGTGAATCAGGCCACTGCCAAGGCGTCGCTCGTGCAGATGTTGGTAATCGTCTTCCGCAGAATGGAGGCAGATTCATCAACGATCCCCGTGCAGCCCATCGTCGTGGCTGAAGTGATTGAGTTGCCTGATGCTGGCTCAGGTGCATCACCCGCCGCCGATGTCACCTTCGTACAGGGATTCATCTCGAAGATCATGGTGGACATTGATGGTGCATTCACACCTCTGGCACGGACAACCTCGTCTGCTGCGGCAGGCACTGTGCCCCATGATGGTGCTTTTGAGACGACCGCAGCAGCTGAGGAAGGGGCAAATCCTGCGGACTTGCTTGATTCAACGGATAAGGACATGCTGGATGCCAAGTACTGGGAGATTAGCATGTACAAGACAGCTCTTGAGGGTCGTAAGGATGAGCTTGGTGTGGAGGGGGCAGTGGTAGCCACTTTGGATGATGATGCTGATGTCAGGATTGGGAATAAGCTGCGGAGAGATGCTTTCTTAGTTTTCCGGGCATTATGTAAGCTCTCGATGAAGACACCGCCGAAGGATGCACCAGCTGATCCGATAGTGATGCGGGGGAAGATCCTTGCTCTTgaacttctcaagatcttgcttgaAAATGCTGGGGCTGTGTTCCGCACCAGCGAGAGGTACAAATTCCCTTGCCTGAAGTTATTCTGCCCCAGATCTTCTGAATTTCTTTTTATAATCTGGTAACAACATTGAGCAAAAGTTTGAGCACCATTTTATTCCTTGAAACGTGGTCTAGTCACAGCTTAAGGAAGAGATGAATTCTTTGACGAACTCTTTTGAAAAGATTAGGCATTGATTTACGGGTAGTACATTTGGATTAATCTATAATAATTGATGTTGCTCTGTTCATAACATTGATAATAAAAATCAGTATTGAAATTCATGTTGCAATTTACAGAAGTTAGATGTGTGTAATTTATGCTTGTTGCTACGATATTGAAATCAAAATGTAATCGATCAATCTCACATAAAAGTGGTTCAGTGAGGTTGATTCTGACAATTGCATTTTGATGGGACTGCATGGCTGCACACCCATGCAATGAGGGTTATGATCTGATGTCATTTGTCACTAGATGTCTTACCTCCTTAAAAACCTTGATACCATGTTACTTGCTAGAGAAGCAATCTACACTCCTCAACAAAGTGGATACTGTATCAGGAAGAGGAGCTAGCTATTGTCATAGGAAAATTGATTGGTTTTGAATTATATACGTTGACACATTGTTGGTTATTTTGTTGGTTCTGTCTGTCTCCTCTTCTTGAAACTTGAAAGTAATGCCAATTTGGTTGATAATACAATTGTATTTGTTGAATAACTATAAATGATAAAGTGGGTACAAATTTTGGGTTACAACCTATCATTCTAACGAAGTTGCATTGCCCATGAGAGTCATGGTGATTGATTCTGTTATGTTGATTAAAATGAAGTAGGGACCTGTAAACGAACCAGTTGGTAGTGATGGTCTATTTTTCCTCGGGGTTGTACCAACAGTCTGATTTGGTACTAACGGTTCCGATCGTGATGGGATTCTCATCATCCACTTAAACCTGTTTTCTAAAAACATCCCACtatattgtactccctccgtcccaaaattcttgtcttagatacatccgtatttagacaaatctaagacaagaattttgggacggagggagtacatttttGGATATGCCTAGCAACACCTCATTCAATAAAGTAACTAGTCTTGCAAACTTGTAGTATGTCATTTTTACTCTGTAGCAAGACTCATGTTTCTTGCTAGTAAAATAGTAATGGGCATGTGTATTGTCATGCCTACCAAGGTATATTACTGTAGCTTTTCAGGTAGAACAGCTTCTTCTCAAAGTACACTATGCTGGTGTAGCTAATACAATTGTATCTTCATATTGACTGTGCTATAGTCACATTTTCTTGTCAACTGCTACAGAGTTCTTATACCCATCTGCTTGATGTTTTATTTATCGAGTATACTTCTTTTTGGCCTAACTATCTTGTTTTAACTCGGTCAGGTTTCTAGGTGCTATCAAGCAGTATTTGTGCCTATCACTTTTGAAGAACTGTGCCTCGTCACATATGATTGTTTTTCAGTTATCTTGTTCTATTTTTATTAGCTTGGTTTCAAGATTTAGGCCAGGATTGAAGGCAGAAATTGGAGTATTTTTTCCCATGATCATTCTAAGAGTTCTGGAAAATATTGCACAACCAAATTTTCAAGCAAAGATGATAGTTCTTCGTTTTTTGGAGAAGCTCTGTACTGATTCTCAAATCTTGGTTGACATTTTCATCAATTACGACTGTGATGTCCACTCATCGAACATATTTGAGAGGTACTGCATCACTCACTTTTCATTACTATAGTTGACTAGTGAGGTTTTAGTCTCATAAATAGCTGCAGAAACCTATTTACTATTGTGTTTCATTTTCTGTATGTTTTTCCGGCAGGATGGTCAACGGTCTGCTTAAAACAGCTCAAGGGCCTCCTGCGGGTATTGCTACCACATTGGTACCGCCTCAGGATACGACAATGAAGAGTGAAGCAATGAAATGCTTAGTTTCTATCCTCAGATCCATGGGAGATTGGATGAATAAGCAGCTACGTATTCCAGATCCTGACTCTCCTAAGATTGAATCAGAGCAAAACGATAATGATGGTGGAAATGAGTTTCCCCAGACAGAGATCAATGGAGATGCTTCTAGCGAGGTATCCGATTCACATTCAGAAGTATCAAATGGGGTTTCAGAGGCTGCATCTTTGGAGCAGCGTCGAGCTTACAAAATGGAACTTCAGGTGGATCTCATTCCACAGTTAGTTACTTTATGCATTTTCAATGAGAATGTGGCAATGTTCTGCTGGTTGCTGTTCTGTCCTGAATTACTTGCCACAGTTCCATTATATTTAGGTTGATTCATTTCCTTTTTCTTATGTGGTCAACTGCTTTATGAATGACAGGAGGGTATCGCTCTGTTTAACCGGAAGCCTAGAAAGGGAATTGAATTCTTAATAAATGCCAACAAGGTCGGGGAGTCAGCTGAGGATATAGCTGCTTTCCTGAAAAGTACTTCTGGCTTGAACAAGACTATGATTGGTGATTATTTAGGGGAAAGGGAAGATTTATCCCTCAAAGTCATGCATGCATATGTGGATTCTTTTAATTTTCAGAATATGGAATTTGATGAAGCGATCAGAGCCTTTCTTCAAGGTTTTAGGCTTCCTGGAGAAGCTCAAAAGATTGATCGGGTTATGGAGAAATTTGCAGAGCGTTACTGCAAATGCAACCCAAAGGCCTTTTCGAGTGCAGACACAGCTTATGTTCTTGCTTATTCAGTCATAATGCTTAACACTGATGCACATAACCCAATGGTCAAAAATAAGGTATTTTCAAGTTATGCTTGAGCATACAATTTACACATTTTCTGATGCTATTCCTAATGTATTAATTGGTGCAGATGTCACCAGAAGATTTCATAAGAAACAATCGTGGTATTGATGATGGGAAAGACCTACCAGAAGAATTTATGAGGTCCTTGTATGGAAGGATTTGGAAAAAAGAAATTAAGATGAAAGAAGACGAATTTGTTCCTCATCAGCAACAATCAACAAGCTCTAACAAAATTCTTGGGTTGGATAACATTCTTAACATTGTTATACGCAAACGAGGTTCAGCTATGGAGACGAGTGATGATCTCATTAAGCATATGCAGGAGCAATTCAAAGAAAAGGCTCGTATGTCTGAGTAAGTTATGCTGGACTCTAGATTAATAATTGTAAACTAAGTTACACTGTTTACTTGATCAAATATATATTTTTTGCCCAAATGTTTATGCAATCGTATTATTTTTGTTGATCTCCTTCACTGTAAATAATATATGTGGATCTTTTTTGAATGAATGATTTAGGTCAATATTTTATCCAGCCACGGATGTAGTAATTTTGAAGTTCATGGTCGAGGTTTGTTGGGCTCCTATGCTTGCTGCCTTCAGTGTGCCACTTGACCAGAGTGACGATGAAATTGTCATATCCCAGTGTCTTGAGGGATTTCGCTGTGCAATACATGTCACCGCAGCTATGTCGATGAAGACTCAAAGGGATGCTTTCATTACATCGCTTGCCAAGTTTACATCACTTCACTCTGCTGCGGATATCAAGCAGAAAAATATTGAAGCGATTAAGGTTTGTTCTGCATATCTGGTGTGAATATTGAATCTCTTAGGTGTTTGACTGGTATACTACCGGCAGAGAAGTTGCTTCTATTATTAGTGATTGTCTAAAGAGAATAATCATTAAAGCAAAAAATGGTACTCAGAAGTTTGTTTTGCGTTGGTTGGCTTTAAAAGGCTAGATGCAACTGATTTATGACCTAACTGGTTCCATGCTAAATTGTTGGGAAAGTGCATGATAATAGCTGGATGTGATGTTCTGAGGAGAGCTGCTCTGCATCTCTGTTAAAGCAGCTATATTTGCTCCTTGTGTGTACTGAGCATTTGGTATTTTTTTCACAGTTGGTATAGTTATTCTGGGTGACTGAGAAAATGTTGAAAGAAAAAACTATTCATGGGACTCATCTTTTGCCTCTTTTGGCCTGCCATTTGAATGTTTCTGTTGCACACTCCATTACAAGCATACGTCGTTGTGCTAATTGCAGTTTACCAAATCTTACTTTGAGCATAATGATATAATCAGTTTTTTCCATTCTCACTCTTTTGTTGTGGTGGTGAATTGCCTCTTAGGCAATTCTGTTGATTGCAGATGAAGACGGAAATTACTTGCAAGAAGCATGGGAGCATATATTGACCTGTGTTTCTCGTTTCGAGAATCTACATCTTGTAGGTGAAGGTGCTCCTCCAGATGCCACTTTCTTTGCACTGCAACAGCCAGACCTTGATAAATCAAAACAGGCTAAATCCTCGATTATCCCTGGTTTGAAAAAGAAGGCTCCAACTGCTGGTGCTGCTTCTAAAAGAGGTACTTATGACAGCGCTGGTGTTGGTGGAAAAGCTTCTGGTGTTGATCAAATGAATAATGCGGTGACAATCCTCTTGGAGCAAGTCGGGATGGCTGAAATGAACCGTGTATTCATAAGAAGTCAAAATCTCAACAGTGAGGGTATAATTGATTTTGTAAAGGCCCTTTGTAAGGTTTCAATGGAGGAATTGCGGTCTGCTTCTGATCCACGTGTTTTTAGCCTGACTAAGATTGTTGAAATCACGTAAGGAATCTATGATGTCATCTCAGCAATCTATAAACATTGCAATATGTTTGTTTACACTCTTATTGCACTATATAGTCACTGAAGTATGATTGTTTCTTTTTCTCTAGGCATTACAATATGAACCGCATCAGGCTTGTCTGGTCAAGCATATGGCATGTCTTGTCTGAATTTTTTGTTACCATTGGCTGCTCAGAAAATCTTTCAATTGCAATATTTGCTATGGATTCATTGCGGCAGCTGGCAATGAAGTTCCTGGAGCGAGAAGAACTGGCCAACTACAATTTCCAAAATGAATTTATGAAGCCTTTTGTTGTTGTAATGAGGAAGAGTAGAGCTGTTGAGATAAGAGAACTAATCATCAGGTGTGTATCTCAAATGGTACTGGCCCGTGTTAATCATGTGAAGTCAGGGTGGAAAAGCATGTTTATGGTATGTTATCTGTACTTGCACTCATGTACCTTGATTTTGATACGAGACACTTTGGAGCAGTTTTATTCTTGTTTCTGAATGCTGATTTGTTTTGTGCATAAATTTCAGGTTTTTGCAACGGCATCATATGATGATCATAAAAACATTGTACTCTTGGCCTTTGAAATTATCGAGAAGATTTTGCGAGATTATTTCCCCTACATTACCGAGACTGAGTCTTCAACTTTCACTGATTGTGTGAACTGTCTTATTGCGTTCACCAACAGTAGGTTTAACAAGGATATAAGCCTTAATGCAATTGGTTTTCTTCGATTCTGTGCGGCAAAGTTGGCAGAAGGTGACATCGGGTCCTCTTCAAGGCTGAAGGAACCTTCGCCTCGTTTGACCAAGGATGGAAAGCAGGAAGGTGCAATTCAGGTTGATAAGGATGATCATATACACTTTTGGTTTCCTTTATTAGCAGGTAGTTACATTCTCCTTTTTTCAAGATGGACCTTTCTATTGTTTTCCATTGACTTATTATTTACTAGTAATGATGTGTGGCGCCAACTTGTCAAACCTTGCAGGATTGTCTGAACTTACTTTCGACCTTAGACCAGAAATTAGGAAAAGTTCCTTGCAGGTGTTATTTGACACATTAAGAAACCATGGCCATGTTTTCTCTCTTCCTTTGTGGGAGAAGGTGTTTGATTCAGTACTTTTCCCAATATTTGATTATGTACGGCATGCTATTGATCCATCTGGTGGTTCTTCACAAGGACAAAATGCGGAAAATGATCCTGCAGAGCTTGATCAAGATGCTTGGATGTATGAAACGTGCACGTTGGCCCTTCAGCTAGTTGTTGACCTTTTCGTCAAGTTCTATGACACTGTCCATCCACTTCTGAGGAAAGTTCTTTCACTCTTGACAAGTTTCATTAAGCGTCCCCATCAGAGTCTTGCTGGTATAGGCATTGCTGCATTTGTTCGCCTGATGAGCAGTGCTGGCTCTGTCTTCGTGGATGAAAAATGGCTGGAAGTCGTGTTGTCTTTGAAAGAAGCTACCACAGAGACGCTTCCTGACTTCTCTTATATCGCATCTGGAGCTTACCTTGAAAATGTACCAATAGAAAATGGAGACTCTTCAGATAAGAGAGAAGACGAATCTCAACCATCAGAGGATGGTACTGAAGAAACCTCTAGATCAAGGAACCTGTATTTTGCAATTGCTGATGCCAAGTGCCGAGCTGCTGTCCAACTCCTATTGATTCAGGTCTGTAGTATTTCTTCTGCAACTGATCTTTGTTTTCATGTGCTCGGAAGCATATTGTTTTCACCATCGTTCCATTTTCCTGGATTATTGAAGTCTGGCGCATCGCCTCTCACCTTGTCAAATAGGCATGCTAATAAGGGAGGTGAGAGTGTGAGGAAGGAGAAAGTGAAGAACTTCATACAGCTATATCCCACAACATATCTCTAGCAGAACACTGTAGGAATTGATTTCTCCATTCAGACACGACAAGAGTGTCTGATGAGAATGACTTAAGATTCTTAGACCGGAACACACAGAGCTTGTC encodes:
- the LOC125552336 gene encoding brefeldin A-inhibited guanine nucleotide-exchange protein 2-like; protein product: MASAAAAAPPPLSSPESDPRLVEAFVPFLEKLVKNASWRNKAHSKLSHTAKSILDRLQRPPPPSPTAAQTPSTPTSPSTPTSSSWQPGPLRNLSLEDSELLLSPISSALGSGSAKLVEAALELLHRLIAHSYIHGEADPSADPSSQLVASLLEAACNALHLDDEHIELLLLKTLLSAVTSTSVCLHGDCLLRAVRACYDMYLGSRSTVNQATAKASLVQMLVIVFRRMEADSSTIPVQPIVVAEVIELPDAGSGASPAADVTFVQGFISKIMVDIDGAFTPLARTTSSAAAGTVPHDGAFETTAAAEEGANPADLLDSTDKDMLDAKYWEISMYKTALEGRKDELGVEGAVVATLDDDADVRIGNKLRRDAFLVFRALCKLSMKTPPKDAPADPIVMRGKILALELLKILLENAGAVFRTSERFLGAIKQYLCLSLLKNCASSHMIVFQLSCSIFISLVSRFRPGLKAEIGVFFPMIILRVLENIAQPNFQAKMIVLRFLEKLCTDSQILVDIFINYDCDVHSSNIFERMVNGLLKTAQGPPAGIATTLVPPQDTTMKSEAMKCLVSILRSMGDWMNKQLRIPDPDSPKIESEQNDNDGGNEFPQTEINGDASSEVSDSHSEVSNGVSEAASLEQRRAYKMELQEGIALFNRKPRKGIEFLINANKVGESAEDIAAFLKSTSGLNKTMIGDYLGEREDLSLKVMHAYVDSFNFQNMEFDEAIRAFLQGFRLPGEAQKIDRVMEKFAERYCKCNPKAFSSADTAYVLAYSVIMLNTDAHNPMVKNKMSPEDFIRNNRGIDDGKDLPEEFMRSLYGRIWKKEIKMKEDEFVPHQQQSTSSNKILGLDNILNIVIRKRGSAMETSDDLIKHMQEQFKEKARMSESIFYPATDVVILKFMVEVCWAPMLAAFSVPLDQSDDEIVISQCLEGFRCAIHVTAAMSMKTQRDAFITSLAKFTSLHSAADIKQKNIEAIKAILLIADEDGNYLQEAWEHILTCVSRFENLHLVGEGAPPDATFFALQQPDLDKSKQAKSSIIPGLKKKAPTAGAASKRGTYDSAGVGGKASGVDQMNNAVTILLEQVGMAEMNRVFIRSQNLNSEGIIDFVKALCKVSMEELRSASDPRVFSLTKIVEITHYNMNRIRLVWSSIWHVLSEFFVTIGCSENLSIAIFAMDSLRQLAMKFLEREELANYNFQNEFMKPFVVVMRKSRAVEIRELIIRCVSQMVLARVNHVKSGWKSMFMVFATASYDDHKNIVLLAFEIIEKILRDYFPYITETESSTFTDCVNCLIAFTNSRFNKDISLNAIGFLRFCAAKLAEGDIGSSSRLKEPSPRLTKDGKQEGAIQVDKDDHIHFWFPLLAGLSELTFDLRPEIRKSSLQVLFDTLRNHGHVFSLPLWEKVFDSVLFPIFDYVRHAIDPSGGSSQGQNAENDPAELDQDAWMYETCTLALQLVVDLFVKFYDTVHPLLRKVLSLLTSFIKRPHQSLAGIGIAAFVRLMSSAGSVFVDEKWLEVVLSLKEATTETLPDFSYIASGAYLENVPIENGDSSDKREDESQPSEDGTEETSRSRNLYFAIADAKCRAAVQLLLIQAVMEIYNMYRAQLSAQNTVILFEALHTVATHAHKINSDNDLRTKLQELGSMTQMQDPPLLRLENESYQLCLTILQNIFLDRAPDEGSLEVETHLVGLCKEVLEVYLSTARPAHLSGGIQPLGHWLIPVGSSKRRELAARAPLVVSTLQAISGLGDSSFEKNLGQFFPLLAGLISCEHGSGEVQVALSDMFSTWVGPIVLQSC